One part of the Scatophagus argus isolate fScaArg1 chromosome 12, fScaArg1.pri, whole genome shotgun sequence genome encodes these proteins:
- the LOC124068429 gene encoding protocadherin gamma-A12-like, with translation MGDKGFSALRTSVCFVFFIVRLHLVNGDLSYSVPEEMKRDSVIGNIAKDLGLDVRTLSSRKARVDFEGAQKRYCDINLRTGDLITSERTDRESLCGKKPSCVVKVDLVLENPLELHRLSLHIQDVNDNSPKFRESLIEMEIRESAEKGNRFSIEEAHDADIGQNAVQRYNLQKNDNFILAVDSNKVELVLEQKLDREKQKELNLLLTALDGGSPQRSGTVVIHVTVLDANDNAPVFSQAVYKASLPENSPVDTTVIHVSATDADEGVNGDVTYHFGHVSDDDVNVFSIDPKTGVIRVTGVIDFEERSSFEMRVQAKDGLGLTSYAKVIIDVTDVNDNAPMIYLKSLTDPIPENVSPGTEVGIINVQDRDSETNGQVRCSIQQNVPFKLVPSIKNYYSLVSTGQLDREVVSDYNITISATDEGSPPLSSSKTVQLSVADINDNPPVFEEQSYSAYVSENNKPGSTLCSVSARDPDWRQNGTVIYSLLAGEVNGVPVSSYVSVNGDTGVIHAVRSFDYEQLRSFKVHVMARDNGSPPLSSNVTVSVFISDVNDNCPQILYPAPEGNSFMTELVPKAAHGGSVVSKVIAVDADSGQNAWLSYHIVKSTDPGLFTIGVHSGEIRTQRDISESDSMKQNLIVAVKDNGQPSLSATCSMYLLISDNLAEVPELKDISYEEKNSKLTSYLIIALVCVSTFFLTFIIIFLGVRFCRRRKPRLLFDGAVAIPGAYLPPNYADVDGTGTLRSAYNYDAYLTTGSRTSDFKFVTSYNDNTLPAEQTLRKSPSDFADPFEDLEASAEVGSL, from the coding sequence aTGGGAGACAAAGGATTCTCAGCGCTCCGTACGAGCGTTTGCTTCGTTTTCTTCATTGTAAGGCTGCACCTCGTTAATGGAGACCTGAGTTATtctgtcccagaagagatgaAACGCGACTCTGTCATTGGAAATATCGCCAAAGACCTCGGTCTTGATGTGAGGACTTTGTCCTCCCGAAAGGCCCGTGTTGATTTTGAGGGAGCTCAGAAGCGTTACTGTGACATTAATCTGAGAACGGGGGATTTGATCACATCggagagaacagacagagaaagcctGTGCGGCAAGAAACCGTCGTGTGTTGTGAAGGTAGATCTGGTGTTAGAAAATCCATTGGAGCTTCATCGACTAAGTCTTCATATTCAAGATGTCAACGACAACTCGCCAAAATTCAGAGAAAGTTTGATTGAAATGGAAATAAGGGAGTCAGCTGAAAAAGGTAATCGCTTCTCCATCGAGGAGGCCCATGACGCAGATATTGGCCAAAATGCGGTTCAACGGTACAACCTTCAGAAGAACGACAACTTTATTCTCGCTGTTGACAGCAACAAGGTTGAACTCGTACTGGAACAGAAACTGGAtcgagagaaacagaaagagcttAATTTGCTCCTGACAGCTTTAGATGGCGGCTCTCCTCAGAGATCAGGTACTGTGGTCATACACGTTACTGTGCTGGATGCTAATGATAACGCCCCAGTGTTCAGCCAGGCCGTTTATAAGGCCAGTCTGCCAGAAAACTCTCCTGTAGATACCACAGTGATTCATGTTAGTGCTACAGACGCAGATGAAGGAGTGAATGGAGATGTGACGTATCATTTTGGCCACGTGTCTGATGACGACGTAAATGTTTTCTCTATTGATCCAAAAACGGGAGTAATTAGAGTAACAGGAGTGATTGACTTTGAGGAAAGGAGTTCCTTTGAGATGAGAGTGCAAGCTAAAGATGGTTTGGGGTTAACTTCGTATGCCAAAGTTATAATAGATGTtactgatgtgaatgacaacgcTCCCATGATCTATCTGAAATCACTGACTGACCCCATACCTGAGAACGTGTCACCTGGTACAGAGGTGGGCATCATTAACGTGCAGGACAGAGACTCTGAGACCAACGGACAGGTCCGCTGCTCCATTCAGCAAAACGTCCCTTTTAAGTTGGTTCCTTctattaaaaactattattctCTGGTGAGCACAGGACAGCTGGACCGTGAAGTGGTGTctgattacaacattacaatcaGTGCCACCGACGAGGgctctccacctctgtcctcgtctaaaactgttcagttatctgtagcagacatcaacgacaacccacctgtgtttgaggagcagtCGTACAGCGcatatgtgagtgaaaataacaaaccagGCTCCACTTTATGTTCCGTGAGTGCTCGAGACCCCGACTGGAGACAGAACGGtacagtgatttattctctgttggCCGGTGAGGTGAACGGTGTCCCGGTGTCCTCCTACGTGTCTGTGAACGGAGACACGGGGGTGATCCACGCTGTGAGGTCGTTTGATTATGAGCAGTTGAGGAGTTTTAAAGTCCACGTGATGGCCCGAGACAACGGTTCTCCTCCGCTGAGCAGCAACGTGAccgtcagtgtgttcatatcggatgtgaatgacaactgtcctcagatcctgTACCCCGCCCCGGAGGGCAACTCGTTCATGACGGAGCTGGTCCCCAAAGCTGCCCACGGAGGCTCTGTGGTGTCCAAAGTGATCGCGGTGGACGCGGACTCCGGCCAGAACGCCTGGCTGTCTTATCATATCGTGAAGTCCACTGATCCGGGACTTTTCACTATTGGTGTCCACAGCGGAGAGATCAGGACACAGCGGGACATTTCTGAatctgacagcatgaaacagaacCTTATTGTGGCAGTGAAAGATAACGGccagccctctctgtctgccacctgttccatgtatttactgatttctgacaaCTTGGCTGAGGTGCCCGAACTGAAGGATATTTCTTACGAGGAGAAGAATTCCAAACTGACGTCTTACCTTATTAtcgctctggtgtgtgtgtccacgttttTTCTGAcgttcatcatcatcttcctggGTGTGAGGTTTTGTCGCAGGAGAAAGCCCAGACTGTTGTTTGATGGAGCAGTCGCCATCCCCGGCGCTTATCTCCCTCCTAATTACGCAGATGTTGACGGCACAGGAACTTTGCGCAGCGCTTACAATTATGACGCATATCTGACGACAGGATCAAGAACCAGTGACTTTAAGTTTGTGACGTCTTACAATGACAACACGCTGCCTGCTGAGCAGACTCTGAGGAAAAGTCCAAGTGACTTTGCTGATCCTTTTGAAGATTTAGAGGCGTCTGCAGAGGTAGGATCCCTTTAA
- the LOC124068427 gene encoding protocadherin gamma-A12-like, whose protein sequence is MGDKGFSALRPIFCFVFFIVRLHLVNGDLSYSVPEEMKRDSVIGNIAKDLGLDVRTLSSRKARVDFEGAQKRYCDINLRTGDLITSERTDRESLCGKKPSCVVKVDLVLENPLELHRLSLHIQDVNDNSPQFNDNLIEMEIRESAEKGNRFSIEEAHDADIGQNAVQRYNLQKNDNFILAVDSNKVELVLENKLDREKQKELNLLLTALDGGSPQRSGTVVIHVTVLDANDNAPVFSQAVYKASLPENSPVDTTVIHVSATDADEGVNGDVTYHFGHVSDDDVNVFSIDPKTGVIRVTGVIDFEERSSFEMRVKAKDGLGLTSYAKVIIDVTDVNDNAPMIYLKSLTDPIPENVSPGTEVGIINVQDRDSETNGQVRCSIQQNVPFKLVPSIKNYYSLVSTGQLDREVVSDYNITISATDEGSPPLSSSKTVQLSVADINDNPPVFEEQSYSAYASENNKPGSTLCSVSARDPDWRQNGTVIYSLLAGEVNGAPVSSYVSVNGDTGVIHAVRSFDYEQLRSFKVHVMARDNGSPPLSSNVTVSVFISDVNDNCPQILYPAPEGNSFMTELVPKAAHGGSVVSKVIAVDADSGQNAWLSYHIVKSTDPGLFTIGVHSGEIRTQRDISESDSMKQNLIVAVKDNGQPSLSATCSMYLLISDNLAEVPELKDISYEEKNSKLTSYLIIALVCVSTFFLTFIIIILGVRFCRRRKPRLLFDGAVAIPGAYLPPNYADVDGTGTLRSAYNYDAYLTTGSRTSDFKFVTSYNDSTLPAEQTLRKSPSDFVDPFDDLEASAEVGFV, encoded by the coding sequence ATGGGAGACAAAGGATTCTCAGCGCTCCGTCCGATCTTTTGCTTCGTTTTCTTTATTGTAAGGCTGCACCTCGTTAATGGAGACCTGAGTTATtctgtcccagaagagatgaAACGCGACTCTGTCATTGGAAATATCGCCAAAGATCTCGGTCTTGATGTGAGGACTTTGTCCTCCCGAAAGGCCCGTGTTGATTTTGAGGGAGCTCAGAAGCGTTACTGTGACATTAATCTGAGAACGGGGGATTTGATCACATCggagagaacagacagagaaagcctGTGCGGCAAGAAACCGTCGTGTGTTGTGAAGGTAGATCTGGTGTTAGAAAATCCATTGGAGCTTCATCGATTAAGTCTTCATATTCAAGATGTCAACGACAACTCGCCGCAATTCAACGACAACTTGATTGAAATGGAAATAAGGGAGTCGGCAGAAAAGGGTAATCGCTTCTCCATCGAGGAGGCCCATGACGCAGATATTGGTCAAAATGCGGTTCAAAGGTACAACCTTCAGAAGAACGACAACTTTATTCTCGCTGTTGACAGCAACAAGGTTGAACTCGTACTGGAAAATAAACTGGAtcgagagaaacagaaagagcttAATTTGCTCCTGACAGCTTTAGATGGCGGCTCTCCTCAGAGATCAGGTACTGTGGTCATACACGTTACTGTGCTGGATGCTAATGATAACGCCCCAGTGTTCAGCCAGGCCGTTTATAAGGCCAGTCTGCCAGAAAACTCTCCTGTAGATACCACAGTGATTCATGTTAGTGCTACAGACGCAGATGAAGGAGTGAATGGAGATGTGACGTATCATTTTGGCCACGTGTCTGATGACGACGTAAATGTTTTCTCTATTGATCCTAAAACGGGAGTAATTAGAGTAACAGGAGTGATTGACTTTGAGGAAAGGAGTTCCTTTGAGATGAGAGTGAAGGCTAAAGATGGTTTGGGGTTAACTTCGTATGCCAAAGTTATAATAGATGTtactgatgtgaatgacaacgcTCCCATGATCTATCTGAAATCACTGACTGACCCCATACCTGAGAACGTGTCACCTGGTACAGAGGTGGGCATCATTAACGTACAGGACAGAGACTCTGAGACCAACGGACAGGTCCGCTGCTCCATTCAGCAAAACGTCCCTTTTAAGTTGGTTCCTTCcattaaaaactattattctCTGGTGAGCACAGGACAGCTGGACCGTGAAGTGGTGTctgattacaacattacaatcaGTGCCACTGACGAGGgctctccacctctgtcctcgtctaaaactgttcagttatctgtagcagacatcaacgacaacccacctgtgtttgaggagcagtCGTACAGCGCATATGcgagtgaaaataacaaaccagGCTCCACTTTATGTTCCGTGAGTGCTCGAGACCCCGACTGGAGACAGAACGGtacagtgatttattctctgttaGCCGGTGAGGTGAACGGTGCCCCGGTGTCCTCCTACGTGTCTGTGAACGGAGACACGGGGGTGATCCACGCTGTGAGGTCGTTTGATTATGAGCAGTTGAGGAGTTTTAAAGTCCACGTGATGGCCCGAGACAACGGTTCTCCTCCGCTGAGCAGCAACGTGAccgtcagtgtgttcatatcggatgtgaatgacaactgtcctcagatcctgTACCCCGCCCCGGAGGGCAACTCGTTCATGACGGAACTGGTCCCCAAAGCTGCCCACGGAGGCTCTGTGGTGTCCAAAGTGATCGCGGTGGACGCGGACTCCGGCCAGAACGCCTGGCTGTCCTATCATATAGTGAAGTCCACTGATCCGGGACTTTTCACTATTGGTGTCCACAGCGGAGAGATCAGGACACAGCGGGACATTTCTGAatctgacagcatgaaacagaacCTTATTGTGGCAGTGAAAGATAACGGccagccctctctgtctgccacctgttccatgtatttactgatttctgacaaCTTGGCTGAGGTGCCCGAACTGAAGGATATTTCTTACGAGGAGAAGAATTCCAAACTGACGTCTTACCTTATTAtcgctctggtgtgtgtgtccacgttttTTCTGacgttcatcatcatcatcctcggTGTGAGGTTTTGTCGCAGGAGAAAGCCCAGACTGTTGTTTGATGGAGCAGTCGCCATCCCCGGCGCTTATCTCCCTCCTAATTACGCAGATGTTGACGGCACAGGAACTTTGCGCAGTGCGTACAATTATGACGCATATCTGACGACAGGATCAAGAACCAGTGACTTTAAATTTGTGACGTCTTACAATGACAGCACGCTGCCTGCTGAGCAGACTCTGAGGAAAAGTCCAAGTGACTTTGTTGACCCTTTTGACGATTTAGAGGCGTCTGCAGAGGTAGGATTCgtttaa
- the LOC124068421 gene encoding protocadherin gamma-A10-like, giving the protein MFFSSKMGNKGFSALRPIVIFASIIVALHLVNGDLSYSVPEEMKRDSVIGNIAKDLGLDVRTLSSRKARVDFEGAQKRYCDINLRTGDLITSERTDRESLCGKKPSCVVKVDLVLENPLELHRLSLHIQDVNDNSPKFKKNLIEMEISESAEKGNRFSIEEAHDADIGQNAVQRYNLQKNDNFILAVDSNKVELVLEQKLDREKQKELNLLLTALDGGSPQRSGTVVIHVTVLDANDNAPVFSQAVYKASLPENSPADTVVVTVSATDADEGINGAVTYDFGHVSDEEVNFFSIDPKTGEIRVTRVIDFEERSSFEIKVEAKDGLGLTSYANVIIDVTDVNDNAPVIYLKSLTDPIPENVSPGTEVGIINVQDRDSETNGQVRCSIQQNVPFKLVPSIKNYYSLVSTGQLDREVVSDYNITISATDEGSPPLSSSKTVQLSVADINDNPPVFEEQSYSAYVSENNKPGSTLCSVSARDPDWRQNGTVIYSLLAGEVNGAPVSSYVSVNGDTGVIHAVRSFDYEQLRSFKVHVMARDNGSPPLSSNVTVSVFISDVNDNCPQILYPAPEGNSFMTELVPKAAHGGSVVSKVIAVDADSGQNAWLSYHIVKSTDPGLFTIGVHSGEIRTQRDISESDSMKQNLIVAVKDNGQPSLSATCSMYLLISDNLAEVPELKDISYEEKNSKLTSYLIIALVCVSTFFLTFIIIILGVRFCRRRKPRLLFDGAVAIPGAYLPPNYADVDGTGTLRSAYNYDAYLTTGSRTSDFKFVTSYNDSTLPAEQTLRKSPSDFADPFEDLEASAEVGSL; this is encoded by the coding sequence atgtttttttcctcgAAGATGGGAAACAAAGGATTCTCAGCGCTCCGTCCGATCGTCATCTTCGCTTCCATTATTGTAGCGCTGCACCTCGTTAATGGAGACCTGAGTTATtctgtcccagaagagatgaAACGCGATTCTGTCATTGGAAATATCGCCAAAGACCTCGGTCTTGATGTGAGGACTTTGTCCTCCCGAAAGGCCCGTGTTGATTTTGAGGGAGCTCAGAAGCGTTACTGTGACATTAATCTGAGAACGGGGGATTTGATCACATCggagagaacagacagagaaagcctGTGCGGCAAGAAACCGTCGTGCGTTGTGAAGGTAGATCTGGTGTTAGAAAATCCATTGGAGCTTCATCGATTAAGTCTTCATATTCAAGATGTCAACGACAACTCgccaaaattcaaaaaaaatttGATTGAAATGGAAATAAGCGAGTCAGCTGAAAAGGGTAATCGCTTCTCCATCGAGGAGGCCCATGACGCAGATATTGGTCAAAATGCGGTTCAAAGGTACAACCTTCAGAAGAACGACAACTTTATTCTCGCTGTTGACAGCAACAAGGTTGAACTCGTACTGGAACAGAAACTGGAtcgagagaaacagaaagagcttAATTTGCTCCTGACAGCTTTAGATGGCGGCTCTCCTCAGAGATCAGGTACTGTGGTCATACACGTTACTGTGCTGGATGCTAATGATAACGCCCCAGTGTTCAGCCAGGCCGTTTATAAGGCCAGTCTGCCAGAAAACTCTCCTGCAGATACTGTAGTGGTCACTGTCAGTGCGACTGATGCAGACGAAGGAATTAATGGAGCTGTGACGTATGACTTTGGCCACGTGTCTGATGAAGAAGTTAATTTTTTCTCTATTGATCCAAAAACGGGAGAAATTAGAGTAACACGAGTGATTGACTTTGAGGAAAGGAGTTCCTTTGAAATTAAAGTGGAAGCTAAAGATGGTTTAGGGTTAACTTCGTATGCTAATGTTATAATAGATGTtactgatgtgaatgacaacgcTCCCGTGATCTATCTGAAATCACTGACTGACCCCATACCTGAGAACGTGTCACCTGGTACAGAGGTGGGCATCATTAACGTGCAGGACAGAGACTCTGAGACCAACGGACAGGTCCGCTGCTCCATTCAGCAAAACGTGCCTTTTAAGTTGGTTCCTTctattaaaaactattattctCTGGTGAGCACAGGACAGCTGGACCGTGAAGTGGTGTctgattacaacattacaatcaGTGCCACCGACGAGGgctctccacctctgtcctcgtctaaaactgttcagttatctgtagcagacatcaacgacaacccacctgtgtttgaggagcagtCGTACAGCGcatatgtgagtgaaaataacaaacctgGCTCCACTTTATGTTCCGTGAGTGCTCGAGACCCCGACTGGAGACAGAACGGtacagtgatttattctctgttggCCGGTGAGGTGAACGGTGCCCCGGTGTCCTCCTACGTGTCTGTGAACGGAGACACGGGGGTGATCCACGCTGTGAGGTCGTTTGATTATGAGCAGTTGAGGAGTTTTAAAGTCCACGTGATGGCCCGAGACAACGGTTCTCCTCCGCTGAGCAGCAACGTGAccgtcagtgtgttcatatcggatgtgaatgacaactgtcctcagatcctgTACCCCGCCCCGGAGGGCAACTCGTTCATGACCGAGCTGGTCCCCAAAGCTGCCCACGGAGGCTCTGTGGTGTCCAAAGTGATCGCGGTGGACGCGGACTCCGGCCAGAACGCCTGGCTGTCCTATCATATCGTGAAGTCCACTGATCCGGGACTTTTCACTATTGGTGTCCACAGCGGAGAGATCAGGACTCAGCGGGACATTTCTGAatctgacagcatgaaacagaacCTTATTGTGGCGGTGAAAGATAACGGccagccctctctgtctgccacctgttccatgtatttactgatttctgacaaCTTGGCTGAGGTGCCCGAACTGAAGGATATTTCTTACGAGGAGAAGAATTCCAAACTGACGTCTTACCTTATTAtcgctctggtgtgtgtgtccacgttttTTCTGacgttcatcatcatcatcctgggtGTGAGGTTTTGTCGCAGGAGAAAGCCCAGACTGTTGTTTGATGGAGCAGTCGCCATCCCCGGCGCTTATCTCCCTCCTAATTACGCAGATGTTGACGGCACAGGAACTTTGCGCAGTGCGTACAATTATGACGCATATCTGACGACAGGATCAAGAACCAGTGACTTTAAGTTTGTGACGTCTTACAATGACAGCACGCTGCCTGCTGAGCAGACTCTGAGGAAAAGTCCAAGTGACTTTGCTGATCCTTTTGAAGATTTAGAGGCGTCTGCAGAGGTAGGATCCCTTTAA